The Impatiens glandulifera chromosome 3, dImpGla2.1, whole genome shotgun sequence genome contains a region encoding:
- the LOC124930480 gene encoding probable WRKY transcription factor 29: protein MDEEVDWDLQAVVSSHGDGGRNMCFSSVMDLPVEEDYCSNFGFNDELGKVYRPFCPGLCNNISSSHVDEEKKKMDEQEQEREQEQSDSVTAMGADNPRSSTTCSSLKTRKNEKKRRVVIQVTAESLSSDLWAWRKYGQKPIKGSPFPRCSSSKGCLARKQVERSCTDSDTFVITYTGDHCHSRPTRRSSLAGTSRQKFSSSSSCCDKFV, encoded by the exons ATGGACGAAGAAGTTGACTGGGATCTGCAGGCGGTGGTTAGCAGTCACGGCGACGGCGGAAGAAACATGTGTTTTTCTTCGGTCATGGATCTACCAGTTGAGGAAGATTATTGTTCCAATTTTGGGTTTAATGATGAGTTGGGCAAAGTGTATAGGCCATTCTGTCCTGGTCTCTGTAATAATATTTCATCTTCACATGTCgatgaagaaaagaagaagatggatgaacaagaacaagaacgAGAACAAGAACAATCTGATTCTGTTACTGCCATGGGCGCCGATAATCCTCGTAGTTCTACTACATGTTCATCTCTAAAGACAAG gaaaaatgagaagaaaagAAGAGTGGTGATTCAAGTTACAGCTGAAAGTCTCTCTTCTGACTTATGGGCTTGGAGGAAATATGGCCAGAAACCCATTAAAGGCTCTCCCTTTCCAAg GTGCAGCAGCTCGAAGGGATGTCTAGCAAGGAAGCAAGTCGAGAGGAGTTGTACGGATTCCGACACCTTCGTGATTACTTATACCGGCGACCATTGCCACTCCCGTCCGACTCGTCGGAGTTCACTCGCTGGAACCAGCCGCCAGAAGTTCTCCTCCTCATCCTCGTGTTGtgataaatttgtttga
- the LOC124931707 gene encoding G-patch domain-containing protein 1-like encodes MTAPEAPVCYVGIPRKSAAFRLMKQMGWEEGEGLGKDKQGIKGYVRVKNKQDTNGIGVEEAKKSWGFDTSQFDSILKRLNVQAKESNDEGTIKIDKINDAQDETKEDKEPKESKVINNIVVKTTRPQGRYKKREWSKAHLGNSSNCLEGILGKKVKESRKRTLSEPNSPSQNLIYVVEGTKSKEIPLDWWGYKLGFVSGGVLGAESRRKKRLSCNKRTSFCEDDQENLYNLVQNKATSGKQGLGIKDGPKKIAGCYFQGKKTSFDDSDNEESSDSDNEESSDSDNEESSESDNEESSDSHDGDNLGMENSNEPKVKLKKLCKKLLRQAPGQKLKLKQLKFFLDEKAPTALANFSSEEDGLAYLKQKVCL; translated from the exons ATGACGGCGCCCGAAGCTCCTGTTTGCTACGTTGGAATCCCCCGAAAGTCCGCCGCTTTTCGTCTTATGAAACAAATG GGATGGGAAGAAGGTGAGGGTCTCGGTAAAGATAAACAAGGGATAAAAGGATATGTTAGAGTCAAGAACAAACAGGACACTAATG GAATTGGCGTAGAAGAGGCCAAGAAAAGTTGGGGCTTTGATACTTCCCAATTTGACAGCATTCTCAAGAGGTTGAATGTG CAAGCAAAAGAGAGCAATGATGAAGGTACGATTAAAATAGATAAGATCAATGATGCACAAGATGAAACTAAAGAAGACAAGGAACCTAAAGAATccaaagttataaataatatagttgTCAAAACTACAAGGCCTCAAGGAAG GTATAAAAAGAGGGAGTGGAGTAAAGCTCATCTCGGGAACTCGTCAAATTGTCTTGAAGGAATACTT GGTAAGAAAGTTAAGGAATCTCGTAAGAGAACTCTGTCGGAGCCAAACTCTCCATCTCAAAATCTCATTTACGTGGTTGAAG GAACAAAAAGTAAAGAAATTCCACTAGATTGGTGGGGATATAAGCTTGGATTTGTATCTGGAGGTGTTTTAGGAGCTGAATCTAGAAGAAAGAAGCGTCTCTCTTGCAATAAGAGGACTTCTTTTTGTGAAGATGATCAGGAGAATCTTTATAATCTTGTTCAA AACAAGGCAACATCAGGAAAACAAGGTTTGGGTATTAAAGATGGACCCAAGAAAATAGCGGGTTGCTATTTCCAAGGTAAGAAAACATCTTTCGACGACAGCGACAATGAAGAATCATCTGACAGCGACAATGAAGAATCATCTGACAGCGACAATGAAGAATCATCTGAAAGCGACAATGAGGAATCATCTGATTCTCATGACGGAGATAATTTGGGAATGGAGAATAGCAACGAGCCAAAAGTGAAGCTGAAAAAGCTTTGCAAGAAGCTTCTTCGTCAA GCACCAGGGCAGAAATTGAAGCTGAAACAACTTAAGTTTTTTCTTGATGAGAAGGCACCAACTGCATTGGCAAACTTTTCGTCCGAGGAAGATGGTTTGGCTTACTTGAAACAAAAGGTTTGTTTGTGA